The following coding sequences lie in one Danio rerio strain Tuebingen ecotype United States chromosome 25, GRCz12tu, whole genome shotgun sequence genomic window:
- the myo5ab gene encoding unconventional myosin-Va isoform X3 has translation MQATRKAFSLLGITEAHQMGLFQILSAILHLGNVEVKERGSSSCSISDENGHLDMFCDLTEVSNESMAHWLCHKKLKTATETLNKPVTRLEAVNGRDALAKHIYAKLFSWIVSQVNKALSTSSKPHSFIGVLDIYGFETFELNSFEQFCINYANEKLQQQFNMHVFKLEQEEYMKEQIPWTLIDFYDNQPCINLIEAKMGLLDLLDEECTMPKGSDDSWAQKLYNTHLKKSSHFEKPRMSNKAFIILHFADKVEYQCDGFLEKNKDTVNEEQINVLKASKFSLLLELFQDEESPAAPNTTASSGRAKFGRSTQSFREHKKSVGLQFRNSLHLLMETLNATTPHYVRCIKPNDVKAPFMMDPHRAVQQLRACGVLETIRISAAGFPSRWTYQEFFSRYQVLMTKKEILLDRKLTCQSVLERLVQNKDKYQFGKTKIFFRAGQVAYLEKLRADKLRTACIHIQKTIRCWLARKKYLRIRQAAITLQKYTRGHQARCLCKTLRRTRAAVVFQKNTRMWAARRQYLRQKTAAVLIQRILRGYTARLEYKRLVCEHKALLIQRWVRGFLARWRYRRIKRAVVYLQCCVRRMLARRELKKLKIEARSVEHYKKLNYGMENKIMQLQRKLDEQHKENRELSEQIGAIESHSVVELEKLHVQLKTLQEAEEEARHREDLVTSLQEELELVRRELEKNKEMVVELNEKNTMLKSEKEEMNRLIQEQEQQIREKSEVTNEDVTENLQTQLNEERFRYQNLLTEHLKLEERYADLRSEKEAAEISTAGDSRADSGYSSSQSESIHSSMLTGSEVSSLEKEDAVQVAADVSLLLKLQRRVAELEKENMDMQSEMDTKEEQLVLEKAKELEDCRKTLGAERDYEALKRQELESDNKKLKKDLQELRQSLSKGTGSKVTSPGGRAYNVILEQLNSTNEELEVRKEEVLILRSQLVSHEAFKHKELGTEGDSGDSSRSPTLDLTELNEDGELWMAYESLKETNRILVSQLQTQRESHEKETESLRAELQHLKAELDQQQQMLSQSLELPHDARIQASLQHEISRLTQQNMDLLEQMGKQDKMVRKLKKQLKIYMKKFGEPEGVHFEQSSPENMLAESGRTVSIVRKERDFQGMLEYRREDENKLFKTLITDLKPRGVAVNLVPGLPAYILFMCLRHADYANDDLRVSTLLNTSINSIKNTLKKRGDFESISFWLANTCRFLHCLKQYSGEEGYSKHNTPRQNEHCLTNFDLSEYRQVLSDLAIQIYQQLIRVIENILQPMIAPAMLEQETIQGVMGVKPTGMRKRTSSFHEENSHSLESILKQLDGFYFTLLQHGNDAEVVRQVIKQQFYVICSVTLNNLLLRKDMCSWSKGLQIRYNVCQLEEWLLDKDLQGSGARESLEPLIQAAQLLQIKKKSQDDADAICTMCTALTTQQIVKILSLYTPVNEFEERVSISFIKTIQTLLKDRKESSQLLMDAKIIFPVTFPFNPSSVALETLQLPSRLNLSFLTRV, from the exons GAATTACCGAGGCACACCAAATGGGTTTATTCCAAATCCTGTCAGCCATTCTTCATCTGGGGAATGTGGAAGTGAAAGAGAGAGGATCATCCAGCTGCAGCATCTCT GATGAAAACGGACACCTAGACATGTTTTGTGACCTCACTGAAGTGTCAAATGAATCCATGGCTCACTGGTTGTGTCATAAAAAGCTGAAAACGGCCACGGAAACCCTTAATAAACCTGTGACCCGACTGGAAGCTGTGAACGGTCGGGACGCTCTTGCAAAGCACATTTACGCCAAGCTCTTCTCGTGGATCGTCAGCCAGGTCAACAAGGCTTTGAGCACTTCTTCTAAACCGCACTCGTTCATCGGTGTCCTAGACATCTATGG GTTCGAGACGTTTGAGTTGAACAGTTTCGAGCAGTTCTGCATCAATTACGCCAACGAGAAGCTCCAGCAGCAGTTTAACATG CATGTGTTCAAACTAGAGCAGGAGGAGTACATGAAGGAGCAGATACCATGGACGCTCATCGACTTCTACGACAACCAGCCCTGCATCAACCTGATCGAAGCCAAGATGGGCTTGCTGGATCTTTTAGATGAagaatgcact ATGCCAAAAGGTTCAGATGACTCGTGGGCACAAAAGCTGTACAACACTCACCTAAAGAAAAGCTCTCACTTTGAGAAACCTCGCATGTCCAACAAAGCCTTCATCATATTACACTTTGCAGATAAG GTTGAATACCAGTGTGATGGATTTCTGGAGAAAAATAAAGACACCGTCAACGAAGAACAAATTAATGTGCTGAAGGCTAGCAAG TTCAGTTTGCTGCTCGAGCTCTTCCAGGATGAAGAATCTCCTGCAGCTCCGAACACCACCGCTTCATCTGGCCGTGCAAAGTTTGGACGCTCTACACAGTCCTTTAGGGAACACAAGAAATCAGTTGGACTGCAG TTTCGTAACTCTCTGCACCTGCTGATGGAGACGCTGAATGCCACCACCCCTCACTATGTGCGCTGCATCAAGCCCAATGACGTTAAAGCCCCCTTCAT GATGGACCCCCATCGGGCTGTTCAGCAGCTCAGAGCATGTGGAGTCCTGGAGACCATTCGCATCTCTGCCGCAGGCTTCCCTTCCAG GTGGACTTATCAAGAGTTCTTCAGCCGCTATCAAGTTTTAATGACAAAGAAAGAAATTCTCTTAGACCGGAAGCTGACCTGCCAAAGTGTCCTAGAACGGCTTGTACAG AACAAAGATAAATACCAGTTTGGAAAGACGAAGATCTTCTTTCGGGCTGGTCAGGTGGCTTACTTGGAGAAGCTGAGGGCTGATAAACTGCGTACGGCCTGCATCCACATCCAAAAAACCATCCGCTGCTGGCTCGCCCGAAAGAAATACCTACGCATTCGACAAGCAGCCATAACATTGCAGAAATACACTAGAGGACACCAGGCTCGATG CTTGTGTAAGACTCTGAGGAGGACACGGGCCGCCGTCGTCTTCCAGAAGAACACGCGCATGTGGGCCGCAAGACGACAGTACCTGAGGCAGAAAAcggcagcggtgctcattcagaGGATACTGCGTGGATATACGGCTAGACTGGAGTACAAGCGG TTGGTGTGTGAGCACAAGGCTCTACTGATCCAGCGGTGGGTGCGTGGCTTCCTGGCCCGCTGGCGTTATCGGCGCATCAAGCGGGCTGTGGTGTATCTTCAGTGTTGCGTGCGCAGGATGCTGGCCCGCAGAGAGCTCAAGAAACTCAAGATTGAAGCCAGATCGGTCGAACACTACAAGAAGCTCAATTATGGCATGGAAAACAAGATCATGCAGCTGCAGAGGAAACTAGATGAGCAG CACAAAGAGAACCGAGAGCTTTCAGAGCAAATAGGTGCAATAGAGAGCCACAGTGTTGTTGAGTTGGAGAAGTTGCATGTGCAGCTCAAAACGCTTCAGGAGGCAGAAGAAGAGGCCCGTCATCGTGAAGACCTGGTGACATCATTACAGGAGGAGCTGGAATTGGTTCGCCGGGAGCTGGAGAAGAACAAAGAG ATGGTCGTGGAGCTGAATGAAAAGAACACAATGCTGAAGAGTGAGAAAGAAGAGATGAACAGACTGATCCAGGAACAGGAGCAACAGATAAGAG AAAAGTCAGAGGTGACCAACGAGGATGTGACTGAGAACCTGCAAACACAGCTAAATGAGGAACGCTTTCGTTACCAGAACCTGCTCACTGAACATCTGAAACTAGAGGAGCGCTACGCTGATCTGAGATCAGAAAAGGAGGCGGCT GAGATTTCCACAGCTGGAGATAGCAGAGCAGACTCTGGATacagcagcagccaatcagagagcaTCCATAGCTCTATGCTCACAGGGTCAGAGGTCAGCTCGTTGGAAAAAGAG GATGCTGTGCAGGTGGCAGCTGATGTTTCCCTGCTGCTGAAACTGCAGAGGAGAGTGGCTGAGCTGGAGAAGGAGAACATGGACATGCAAAGTGAGATGGACACCAAAGAAGAGCAGCTGGTATTGGAGAAAGCTAAA GAGTTGGAAGATTGTCGAAAAACATTAGGGGCTGAAAGAGACTACGAGGCTCTGAAG CGTCAGGAGCTGGAGTCTGACAATAAGAAGCTGAAGAAAGATCTTCAGGAGCTGCGTCAGTCTCTCAGTAAGGGGACCGGGTCAAAGGTGACATCCCCTGGAGGTCGGGCATATAATGTGATCCTGGAGCAGCTCAACTCCACCAATGAGGAGCTGGAGGTGCGGAAGGAGGAAGTGCTCATTTTACGATCTCAACTAGTCAGCCATGAGGCCTTCAAACACAAG GAATTAGGAACTGAAGGAGATTCAGGTGATTCGAGCAG ATCTCCAACATTGGACCTGACGGAGCTTAATGAGGATGGAGAACTCTGGATGGCTTATGAGAGCCTGAAGGAAACGAACAG GATTTTGGTGTCACAGCTGCAGACGCAGAGAGAGTCACATGAGAAGGAGACAGAAAGTTTGAGGGCGGAGCTTCAGCACTTAAAGGCGGAGCTtgaccagcagcagcagatgttGTCACAGAGTTTGGAGCTTCCGCATGATGCTCGAATACAAGCCAGTCTACAGCACGAGATCAGCCGCCTCACGCAACAAAACATG GACCTCTTGGAGCAAATGGGGAAACAGGACAAAATGGTCCGCAAATTAAAGAAACAGCTCAAGATATACATGAAGAAGTTTGGGGAACCTGAAG GTGTTCATTTTGAGCAGTCATCTCCAGAAAACATGCTCGCTGAAAGCGGTCGCACGGTCAGTATCGTCCGGAAAGAGAGAGATTTCCAGGGCATGCTGGAGTACAGGAGAGAAGATGAGAACAAACTCTTCAAAACCCTCATCACAG ACCTCAAACCTCGAGGTGTAGCTGTGAATCTGGTGCCAGGTCTGCCCGCTTATATTCTCTTCATGTGTTTGCGACATGCGGACTACGCCAACGATGACCTGCGGGTCTCCACCCTCCTCAACACCTCCATCAACAGCATCAAGAACACACTGAAG AAACGTGGAGATTTTGAGAGCATTTCATTCTGGCTGGCGAACACCTGTCGCTTCCTGCATTGCCTGAAGCAGTACAGTGGAGAAGAG GGATACTCGAAGCACAACACCCCTCGGCAAAATGAACACTGTCTGACAAACTTTGACCTGTCTGAGTACCGGCAGGTTTTGAGTGATCTGGCCATTCAGATCTACCAGCAGCTCATCCGCGTCATAGAAAACATCTTACAGCCCATGATCG CACCAGCCATGTTGGAGCAGGAGACCATTCAGGGGGTGATGGGTGTAAAGCCTACGGGAATGAGGAAACGCACGTCCAGCTTCCACGAGGAAAACTCTCACTCGCTGGAGTCCATTCTGAAGCAGCTGGATGGGTTTTATTTCACTCTGCTCCAGCACGGGAATGACGCTGAGGTGGTCCGGCAGGTCATCAAACAGCAGTTCTATGTCATCTGCTCCGTCACACTGAACAACCTTCTGCTCCGCAAGGACATGTGCTCCTGGAGTAAAGGCCTGCAGATCAG GTATAATGTTTGTCAGCTGGAGGAGTGGCTGCTGGATAAAGATCTTCAGGGCAGTGGAGCTCGAGAGTCTCTGGAGCCTCTTATTCAGGCGGCGCAGCTCCTGCAGATCAAGAAGAAGAGCCAGGACGACGCTGACGCCATCTGTACCATGTGTACAGCGCTCACCACTCaacag ATTGTAAAAATCCTCAGCTTGTACACACCGGTGAATGAGTTTGAGGAGAGAGTGTCTATATCATTCATAAAGACCATACAG ACTTTATTAAAGGATCGTAAGGAGTCTTCCCAGTTACTGATGGACGCTAAGATTATTTTCCCCGTCACGTTCCCCTTCAACCCGTCATCTGTGGCCCTCGAGACCCTCCAGCTCCCCAGCCGCCTCAACCTGAGCTTCCTGACCCGAGTTTAA
- the LOC560863 gene encoding GTPase IMAP family member 8 isoform X2, with translation MGSRFAGKSSSGNSILCREEFDWKRSAQCVKRHGEAADKHITVIEDPGWWRNYTVEFSPELLKEEILLSVSLCPPGPHALLLVIRVDTVFTETERKAVEGHLGLLGERVWSHTIVLFTRGDSLSDTSIEQHIESEGQELQCLLDKCGNRYHVLNNNSRDHTQLLEKIEETVAQNYAGHFELDREILQEVKERRRAEEKRAEERMKRMKKQREIIRSQMSHTQRLSELRIVLMGSRFAGKSSSGNSILCREEFDWKRSAQCVKRHGEAADKHITVIEAPGWCRNYTVEFSPELLKEEILLSVSLCPPGPHALLLVIRVDTAFTETERKAVEDHLCLLGERVWSHTIVLFTRGDSLSDTSIEQHIESEGQELQWLLDKCGNRYHVLNNNSRDHTQLLEKIEETVAQNYAGHFELDREILQEVKERRRAEEKRAEERMKRMKKQREIIRSQMSHTQHLSELRIVLMGSRFAGKSSSGNSILCSEEFDLKRSAKCVKKHGEAADKHITVIEAPGWWSNYTVEFSPELLKEEILLSVSLCPPGPHALLLNIRVDAAFTETERKAVEGHLGLLGERVWSHTIVLFTRGDSLSDTSIEQHIESEGQELQCLLDKCGNRYHVLNNNSRDHTQIKQLLEKIEETVAQNNVRDDGHGSQSPRSSIGSSRSIDSGVLKRFGSIEVYPPSLSGDDWSDTSSLGSSVHGSL, from the exons ATGGGGTCTAGATTTGCTGGTAAGAGTTCATCAGGAAACAGCATCCTGTGCAGAGAAGAGTTTGACTGGAAGAGATCTGCTCAGTGTGTGAAGAGACATGGAGAAGCAGCAGACAAACACATCACTGTCATTGAAGATCCAGGATGGTGGAGGAATTACACTGTAGAGTTCAGTCCAGAGTTACTGAAAGAGGAGATTCTGCTCAGTGTGTCTCTGTGTCCTCCAGGACCACACGCTCTACTGCTGGTCATACGTGTGGACACTGTGTTTACAGAGACTGAGAGAAAAGCAGTGGAGGGTCATCTGGGTCTTCTGGGTGAGAGAGTCTGGAGTCACACTATAGTGCTGTTCACTCGTGGAGACTCTCTTTCAGACACATCTATAGAGCAGCACATCGAGAGTGAAGGCCAGGAGCTCCAGTGTCTGCTGGACAAATGTGGGAACAGATATCATGTTCTCAACAACAACAGCAGAGACCACACTCAGCTGCTGGAGAAGATTGAGGAGACTGTGGCACAAAACTATGCCGGCCATTTTGAACTAGACAGAGAGATTTTACAGGAGGTGAAGGAGAGAAGAAGAGCAGAGGAAAAGAGAGCAGAAGAACGAATGAAGAGGATGAAGAAACAGAGAGAAATCATCAGATCACagatga GTCACACTCAGCGTCTCTCAGAGCTGAGGATTGTGTTGATGGGGTCTAGATTTGCTGGTAAGAGTTCATCAGGAAACAGCATCCTGTGCAGAGAAGAGTTTGACTGGAAGAGATCTGCTCAGTGTGTGAAGAGACATGGAGAAGCAGCAGACAAACACATCACTGTCATTGAAGCTCCAGGATGGTGTAGGAATTACACTGTAGAGTTCAGTCCAGAGTTACTGAAAGAGGAGATTCTGCTCAGTGTGTCTCTGTGTCCTCCAGGACCACACGCTCTACTGCTGGTCATACGTGTGGACACTGCATTTACAGAGACTGAGAGAAAAGCAGTGGAGGATCATCTGTGTCTTCTGGGTGAGAGAGTCTGGAGTCACACTATAGTGCTGTTCACTCGTGGAGACTCTCTGTCAGACACATCTATAGAGCAGCACATTGAGAGTGAAGGCCAGGAGCTCCAGTGGCTGCTGGACAAATGTGGGAACAGATATCATGTTCTCAACAACAACAGCAGAGACCACACTCAGCTGCTGGAGAAGATTGAGGAGACTGTGGCACAAAACTATGCCGGCCATTTTGAACTAGACAGAGAGATTTTACAGGAGGTGAAGGAGAGAAGAAGAGCAGAGGAAAAGAGAGCAGAAGAACGAATGAAGAGGATGAAGAAACAGAGAGAAATCATCAGATCACagatga gTCACACTCAGCATCTCTCAGAGCTGAGGATTGTGTTGATGGGGTCTAGATTTGCTGGTAAGAGTTCATCAGGAAACAGCATCCTGTGCAGTGAAGAGTTTGACTTGAAGAGATCTGCTAAGTGTGTGAAGAAACATGGAGAAGCAGCAGACAAACACATCACTGTCATTGAAGCTCCAGGATGGTGGAGTAATTACACTGTAGAGTTCAGTCCAGAGTTACTGAAAGAGGAGATTCTGCTCAGTGTGTCTCTGTGTCCTCCAGGACCACACGCTCTACTGCTGAACATACGTGTGGACGCTGCATTTACAGAGACTGAGAGAAAAGCAGTGGAGGGTCATCTGGGTCTTCTGGGTGAGAGAGTCTGGAGTCACACTATAGTGCTGTTCACTCGTGGAGACTCTCTGTCAGACACATCTATAGAGCAGCACATTGAGAGTGAAGGCCAGGAGCTCCAGTGTCTGCTGGACAAATGTGGGAACAGATATCATGTTCTCAACAACAACAGCAGAGACCACACTCAGATCAAGCAGCTGCTGGAGAAGATTGAGGAGACTGTGGCGCAAAACAACG TTAGAGATGACGGACATGGTTCTCAGTCACCACGATCAAGCATTGGTTCATCACGTTCCATAGATTCAGGAGTTCTAAAAAGATTTGGCAGCATAGAAGTGTATCCACCATCCT TGAGCGGAGATGATTGGTCAGACACATCGTCTCTGGGAAGCTCAGTTCATGGTTCATTATGA
- the LOC560863 gene encoding GTPase IMAP family member 8 isoform X1 has translation MSEAQRLSELRIVLMGSRFAGKSSSGNSILCREEFDWKRSAQCVKRHGEAADKHITVIEDPGWWRNYTVEFSPELLKEEILLSVSLCPPGPHALLLVIRVDTVFTETERKAVEGHLGLLGERVWSHTIVLFTRGDSLSDTSIEQHIESEGQELQCLLDKCGNRYHVLNNNSRDHTQLLEKIEETVAQNYAGHFELDREILQEVKERRRAEEKRAEERMKRMKKQREIIRSQMSHTQRLSELRIVLMGSRFAGKSSSGNSILCREEFDWKRSAQCVKRHGEAADKHITVIEAPGWCRNYTVEFSPELLKEEILLSVSLCPPGPHALLLVIRVDTAFTETERKAVEDHLCLLGERVWSHTIVLFTRGDSLSDTSIEQHIESEGQELQWLLDKCGNRYHVLNNNSRDHTQLLEKIEETVAQNYAGHFELDREILQEVKERRRAEEKRAEERMKRMKKQREIIRSQMSHTQHLSELRIVLMGSRFAGKSSSGNSILCSEEFDLKRSAKCVKKHGEAADKHITVIEAPGWWSNYTVEFSPELLKEEILLSVSLCPPGPHALLLNIRVDAAFTETERKAVEGHLGLLGERVWSHTIVLFTRGDSLSDTSIEQHIESEGQELQCLLDKCGNRYHVLNNNSRDHTQIKQLLEKIEETVAQNNVRDDGHGSQSPRSSIGSSRSIDSGVLKRFGSIEVYPPSLSGDDWSDTSSLGSSVHGSL, from the exons ATGA GTGAAGCTCAACGTCTCTCAGAGCTGAGGATTGTGTTGATGGGGTCTAGATTTGCTGGTAAGAGTTCATCAGGAAACAGCATCCTGTGCAGAGAAGAGTTTGACTGGAAGAGATCTGCTCAGTGTGTGAAGAGACATGGAGAAGCAGCAGACAAACACATCACTGTCATTGAAGATCCAGGATGGTGGAGGAATTACACTGTAGAGTTCAGTCCAGAGTTACTGAAAGAGGAGATTCTGCTCAGTGTGTCTCTGTGTCCTCCAGGACCACACGCTCTACTGCTGGTCATACGTGTGGACACTGTGTTTACAGAGACTGAGAGAAAAGCAGTGGAGGGTCATCTGGGTCTTCTGGGTGAGAGAGTCTGGAGTCACACTATAGTGCTGTTCACTCGTGGAGACTCTCTTTCAGACACATCTATAGAGCAGCACATCGAGAGTGAAGGCCAGGAGCTCCAGTGTCTGCTGGACAAATGTGGGAACAGATATCATGTTCTCAACAACAACAGCAGAGACCACACTCAGCTGCTGGAGAAGATTGAGGAGACTGTGGCACAAAACTATGCCGGCCATTTTGAACTAGACAGAGAGATTTTACAGGAGGTGAAGGAGAGAAGAAGAGCAGAGGAAAAGAGAGCAGAAGAACGAATGAAGAGGATGAAGAAACAGAGAGAAATCATCAGATCACagatga GTCACACTCAGCGTCTCTCAGAGCTGAGGATTGTGTTGATGGGGTCTAGATTTGCTGGTAAGAGTTCATCAGGAAACAGCATCCTGTGCAGAGAAGAGTTTGACTGGAAGAGATCTGCTCAGTGTGTGAAGAGACATGGAGAAGCAGCAGACAAACACATCACTGTCATTGAAGCTCCAGGATGGTGTAGGAATTACACTGTAGAGTTCAGTCCAGAGTTACTGAAAGAGGAGATTCTGCTCAGTGTGTCTCTGTGTCCTCCAGGACCACACGCTCTACTGCTGGTCATACGTGTGGACACTGCATTTACAGAGACTGAGAGAAAAGCAGTGGAGGATCATCTGTGTCTTCTGGGTGAGAGAGTCTGGAGTCACACTATAGTGCTGTTCACTCGTGGAGACTCTCTGTCAGACACATCTATAGAGCAGCACATTGAGAGTGAAGGCCAGGAGCTCCAGTGGCTGCTGGACAAATGTGGGAACAGATATCATGTTCTCAACAACAACAGCAGAGACCACACTCAGCTGCTGGAGAAGATTGAGGAGACTGTGGCACAAAACTATGCCGGCCATTTTGAACTAGACAGAGAGATTTTACAGGAGGTGAAGGAGAGAAGAAGAGCAGAGGAAAAGAGAGCAGAAGAACGAATGAAGAGGATGAAGAAACAGAGAGAAATCATCAGATCACagatga gTCACACTCAGCATCTCTCAGAGCTGAGGATTGTGTTGATGGGGTCTAGATTTGCTGGTAAGAGTTCATCAGGAAACAGCATCCTGTGCAGTGAAGAGTTTGACTTGAAGAGATCTGCTAAGTGTGTGAAGAAACATGGAGAAGCAGCAGACAAACACATCACTGTCATTGAAGCTCCAGGATGGTGGAGTAATTACACTGTAGAGTTCAGTCCAGAGTTACTGAAAGAGGAGATTCTGCTCAGTGTGTCTCTGTGTCCTCCAGGACCACACGCTCTACTGCTGAACATACGTGTGGACGCTGCATTTACAGAGACTGAGAGAAAAGCAGTGGAGGGTCATCTGGGTCTTCTGGGTGAGAGAGTCTGGAGTCACACTATAGTGCTGTTCACTCGTGGAGACTCTCTGTCAGACACATCTATAGAGCAGCACATTGAGAGTGAAGGCCAGGAGCTCCAGTGTCTGCTGGACAAATGTGGGAACAGATATCATGTTCTCAACAACAACAGCAGAGACCACACTCAGATCAAGCAGCTGCTGGAGAAGATTGAGGAGACTGTGGCGCAAAACAACG TTAGAGATGACGGACATGGTTCTCAGTCACCACGATCAAGCATTGGTTCATCACGTTCCATAGATTCAGGAGTTCTAAAAAGATTTGGCAGCATAGAAGTGTATCCACCATCCT TGAGCGGAGATGATTGGTCAGACACATCGTCTCTGGGAAGCTCAGTTCATGGTTCATTATGA